The sequence below is a genomic window from Tenacibaculum tangerinum.
ACTAATTTAGAGTTAATCAAAGAGATATCTTTTAAATTTGTAGGTATTTCAAATATATCTTTAAAAACGAAAATAGGTAAGGATTTGGGGTTAGATGGTGATGATGCAAAAGAATTTTTAGAATTAATTTTTGCTGAATTTAATTTTGAAGGAAAAAAATTTCCTTTTGAATACTATTTCAATTACGAAAATGATTTATGGGGAGTTAAGAATTTTTTTAATAAAATTTTTAACCCAAAAAAATATATTTCTCAAAAAGATATTACGATTGGTGAGATAATTCAATTTATAGAAACTAATAAAAATGAGATATAAAAAAATAATATTAATTCTTCCTTTTCTTCTATTGGCATGTAGTTCAGACGAAGACCCAATTACAGAACCACAAGAAGATTCATTAGCAATAGAGTTAGTTACTTCAAAAGCACTAGTAGCTATTGACGAAGTTGTGTCCTTCCAGGTAAAAGCAAACAAGCCTTTTAGTAGTATTACCTATTCTACAGATAATTTTACTACTTTTAAAACAGTAAGTAAAAGTTTAGGAGATTCGTTTGGTACAAGTTTACCTTTGTATGTAAATACAGCGAATATTGGAGTTATCTCCTACAGCATTCGAGTAGAGGATGATGCGGGTAAAAAAGCAAGTAGCACTATTAGTTTTACCATAGAAAAAGGAAATGCTGTGCACCTTAAAGAAGTATTAGTTAACAGCTTTTATGATAAAGACAATACTTGGGATACAGAATTTTCTAATACAGATCCTAACAGATTAGCAGACGTATTTTTTTTCTTGCAGAAACCTCAAATAGGTATTCTATCAGGTCAACTTCAACAACGACCTTGGTTTGAATCTTCTGTCAAGGAGAACCAAGGAGATTTAACATGGAATCTTTCACAAAAAGAGTTGTATGTAAATCCAAATGCTACGGTTGAATTTGCTTTGGCTGATGATGATGGAGGAGGTATAGGACAAGATTTACTATTAGGTCCTCCATACGGACGAGAGATCGATTTGTCATTACACCGTAATACAAAACCAAGCAATATTACTCTAGAGGATATCTCTATTAATTTAAATGTCGATTTTGGCCTAGAATGGTAAGCAGAAAATAACTGATTTCATTTCTGTAAAATCATAGAATTTTGTTAATAATAAATGAAGAAAATAGTATTTATTTTTTTAATATTGAGCACTTCTCTCTCTGCTCAAAAAGAAGCTAACATTTGGTATTTTGGAGAGTATGTTGGTTTAGATTTTAATAGTGGCTCACCAACATTATTATTAGATGGGAAATTAAACACTGAAGGAGGCTGTGCAACAATATCAGACACCAATGGAAAGCTTCTATTTTACACAGATGGTAGAACAGTTTGGAATAAAAATCATCAAACTATGTTAAATGGTACGGGATTAAATGGAGGAAACCGTAGTACACATTCAGCACTTGTAGTCCCCAAACCTAGTGACTTAAATAAATATTATATTTTCACAGTAGATGATTTTATTGGTAACAACGGATTACAATACTCCGAAGTTGATATGACCCTAGACGGTGGCTTAGGGGGAATAACTTCAATTAAAAACGTTTTATTACATACACCAACTACCGAAAAAATTACAGCTATTCAAAGCTCTGTAGCTAATGAGTATTGGGTTGTAAGTCATAAATGGGGAAACAATGAGTTTATTGCTTTTAAAGTTAGTAGCTTAGGTATAGACCCTAACCCTGTTATAAGTGCTGTAGGAACAACTGTAAATAATGATGGAGCCTCTATTGGGCAAATAAAAATAGCACCTAATGGAAAAAAAATAGCTGTTGCAAGATTTCCATCAATATCGGAAGTACAAATATTTGATTTTGATACATCTACAGGTAAAGTTTCTAATCCTTTAACATTATTAAAGTACTCGAATGACGAACAGATTTATGGTCTTGAATTTTCTCCAAATAGTGAGTTACTATATACTGCGGTTAATTACGAAGGTATTTTTCAGTTTAACTTACAAGCTGGTTCTCCAGGTGATATTGTAAACTCTAAAGTAAAATTATCTACAACAACGGTATCACATGACTCTTTTCAATTAGCTTCTGATGGTAAGATATACATTGCTGGGTTTGCTCAGTCTTATTTGGATGTTATCAACAACCCTAACACCTTAGGCTTGGGAGCTAATTATGTTTCAGAAGCATTGTATTTAGGTGGAAGAATAAGTTTTTCAGGTTTACCCGTATTTATTCAATCTTTTTTTACGATTAATTTTCAAAGCAAAAACCATTGTTTAGGAGATGCGACAAGTTTTAATGTAAGTAATTTAGAAAGTTACGACAACATCTTATGGGATTTTGGAGATGGAAATACTTCAACACAAGAAAACCCTATACATACTTTCTTAAGCGCTGGAAATTATGATGTTACTTTAAGCGTTACTTCAGGAGGGCAAATTTCTTCAGAAACTAAAACCGTAACAATA
It includes:
- a CDS encoding DUF1493 family protein yields the protein MTNLELIKEISFKFVGISNISLKTKIGKDLGLDGDDAKEFLELIFAEFNFEGKKFPFEYYFNYENDLWGVKNFFNKIFNPKKYISQKDITIGEIIQFIETNKNEI